The following proteins come from a genomic window of Macaca fascicularis isolate 582-1 chromosome 8, T2T-MFA8v1.1:
- the TACC1 gene encoding transforming acidic coiled-coil-containing protein 1 isoform X12, protein MGGSHSQTPRGREPAGERHPRPTETASDSEGNFETPEAETPIQSPFKESCDPSLGLAGPGAKSQESQEADEELVAEVVEKCSSKTCSKPSENEVPQQTIDSHSVKNFKEEPEHDFSKISIVRPFSIETRDSTDISAALGTKAAHGCVTAVSGKALPSSPPDTLQDEAMTEGSMGVTLEPSTEANLKAGNSCPEPVPSRRSKLRKPKPVPLRKKAIGGEFSDTDAAAEGTPLPKASYHFSPEELDENTSPSSLGGAMFQKSPPDLKETPGTLSSDTNDSGVELGEESRSLPLKLEFDFTEDMGNIEARKALPRKLGRKPGSKLIPKMQKDGISKSAGLEQPTDPVARDGPLSQTSSKLDPSQWENASFNPFGSHSILQNSPSLSSEGSYHFYPDNFDESVDPFKPTTTLTSSDFCSPTGNHVNEILESPKKAKSRLITSGCKVKKHETQSLALDACSQDEGAVISQISDISNRDGHATDEEKLASTSCGQKSAGAEVKGIEKETCQKMEEDGSTVLGLLESSAEKAVVSVSCGGESPLDGICLSESDKTAVLTLIREEIITKEIEANEWKKKYEETRQEVLEMRKIVAEYEKTIAQMIEDEQRTSMTSQKSFQQLTMEKEQALADLNSVERSLSDLFRRYENLKGVLEGFKKNEEALKKCAQDYLARVKQEEQRYQALKIHAEEKLDKANEEIAQVRTKAKAESAALHAGLRKEQMKVESLERALQQKNQEIEELTKICDELIAKLGKAD, encoded by the exons AATCACAAGAAGCTGATGAAGAGCTTGTAGCAGAAGTGGTTGAAAAATGTTCATCTAAGACTTGTTCTAAACCTTCAGAAAATGAAGTGCCACAGCAGACCATTGATTCTCACTCAGTCAAGAATTTCAAAGAGGAGCCTGAACATGATTTTAGCAAAATTTCCATTGTGAGGCCATTTTCAATAGAAACGAGGGATTCCACGGATATCTCGGCAGCCCTTGGAACAAAAGCAGCTCATGGCTGTGTAACTGCAGTCTCAGGCAAGGCTCTGCCTTCCAGCCCGCCAGATACCCTCCAGGACGAGGCAATGACGGAAGGCAGCATGGGGGTCACCCTTGAGCCCTCCACAGAAGCCAATCTAAAAGCTGGCAACTCCTGTCCAGAGCCTGTGCCCAGCAGAAGAAGCAAGCTGAGAAAGCCCAAGCCTGTCCCCCTGAGGAAGAAAGCAATTGGAGGAGAGTTCTCAGACACCGACGCTGCTGCGGAGGGTACACCTCTCCCCAAAGCATCCTACCACTTCAGTCCTGAAGAGCTGGATGAGAACACAAGTCCTTCTTCGCTTGGAGGTGCCATGTTCCAGAAGTCTCCCCCTGACCTTAAAGAAACTCCCGGCACTCTCAGTAGTGACACAAACGACTCAGGGGTTGAGCTGGGGGAGGAGTCCAGGAGCTTACCTCTCAAGCTTGAgtttgatttcacagaagataTGGGAAACATAGAGGCCAGGAAAGCCCTTCCAAGGAAGCTTGGCAGGAAACCGGGTAGCAAACTGATTCCCAAGATGCAAAAAGATGGCATCAGTAAGTCAGCAGGTTTAGAACAGCCTACAGACCCAGTGGCACGTGACGGGCCTCTCTCCCAAACATCTTCCAAGCTAGATCCTAGTCAGTGGGAAAACGCCAGCTTCAACCCCTTTGGGAGCCACTCTATTCTGCAGAACTCCCCATCCCTTTCTTCTGAGGGTTCCTACCACTTTTACCCAGATAACTTTGACGAATCTGTGGATCCCTTTAAACCAACTACGACCTTAACAAGCAGTGACTTTTGTTCTCCCACTGGTAATCATGTTAATGAAATCTTAGAATCACCCAAGAAGGCAAAGTCGCGTTTAATAAC GAGTGGCTGTAAGGTGAAGAAGCATGAAACTCAGTCTCTCGCTTTGGATGCATGTTCCCAG GATGAAGGAGCAGTGATCTCCCAGATTTCAGACATTTCTAATAGGGATGGCCATGCTACCGATGAGGAGAAACTGGCATCCACGTCATGTGGTCAGAAATCAGCTGGGGCCGAGGTGAAAG GCATAGAGAAGGAGACGTGCCAGAAGATGGAAGAAGACGGGTCCACTGTGCTT GGGCTGCTGGAGTCCTCTGCAGAGAAGGCTGTTGTGTCAGTGTCCTGTGGAGGTGAGAGCCCCCTGGATGGGATCTGCCTCAGCGAATCAGACAAGACAGCCGTGCTCACCTTAATAAGAGAAGAG ATAATCACTAAAGAGATTGAAGCAAATGAATGGAAGAAGAAATATGAAGAGACCCGGCAAGAAGTTTTGGAGATGAG gaAAATTGTAGCTGAATATGAAAAGACTATTGCTCAAATGATTG AAGATGAACAAAGGACAAGTATGACCTCTCAGAAAAGCTTCCAGCAACTGACCATGGAGAAGGAACAGGCCCTGGCCGACCTTAACTCTGTGGAAAGGTCCCTTTCTGATCTCTTCAGGAGATATGAGAACCTGAAAGGTGTTCTGGAAGGGTTCAAGAAG AATGAAGAAGCCTTGAAGAAATGTGCTCAGGATTACTTAGCCAGAGTTAAACAAGAGGAGCAGCGATACCAGGCCCTGAAAATCCACGCAGAAGAAAAACTGGACAA AGCCAATGAGGAGATTGCGCAGGTTCGAACAAAGGCAAAGGCTGAGAGTGCAGCTCTCCATGCTGGACTCCGGAAAGAGCAGATGAAGGTGGAGTCCCTGGAAAGGGCCCTACAGCAGAAG AACCAAGAAATTGAAGAACTGACAAAAATCTGTGATGAGCTGATTGCAAAGCTGGGAAAGGCTGACTGA
- the TACC1 gene encoding transforming acidic coiled-coil-containing protein 1 isoform X11 — MGGSHSQTPRGREPAGERHPRPTETASDSEGNFETPEAETPIQSPFKESCDPSLGLAGPGAKSQESQEADEELVAEVVEKCSSKTCSKPSENEVPQQTIDSHSVKNFKEEPEHDFSKISIVRPFSIETRDSTDISAALGTKAAHGCVTAVSGKALPSSPPDTLQDEAMTEGSMGVTLEPSTEANLKAGNSCPEPVPSRRSKLRKPKPVPLRKKAIGGEFSDTDAAAEGTPLPKASYHFSPEELDENTSPSSLGGAMFQKSPPDLKETPGTLSSDTNDSGVELGEESRSLPLKLEFDFTEDMGNIEARKALPRKLGRKPGSKLIPKMQKDGISKSAGLEQPTDPVARDGPLSQTSSKLDPSQWENASFNPFGSHSILQNSPSLSSEGSYHFYPDNFDESVDPFKPTTTLTSSDFCSPTGNHVNEILESPKKAKSRLITTTEQVKFLCFLLSGCKVKKHETQSLALDACSQDEGAVISQISDISNRDGHATDEEKLASTSCGQKSAGAEVKGIEKETCQKMEEDGSTVLGLLESSAEKAVVSVSCGGESPLDGICLSESDKTAVLTLIREEIITKEIEANEWKKKYEETRQEVLEMRKIVAEYEKTIAQMIEDEQRTSMTSQKSFQQLTMEKEQALADLNSVERSLSDLFRRYENLKGVLEGFKKNEEALKKCAQDYLARVKQEEQRYQALKIHAEEKLDKANEEIAQVRTKAKAESAALHAGLRKEQMKVESLERALQQKNQEIEELTKICDELIAKLGKAD, encoded by the exons AATCACAAGAAGCTGATGAAGAGCTTGTAGCAGAAGTGGTTGAAAAATGTTCATCTAAGACTTGTTCTAAACCTTCAGAAAATGAAGTGCCACAGCAGACCATTGATTCTCACTCAGTCAAGAATTTCAAAGAGGAGCCTGAACATGATTTTAGCAAAATTTCCATTGTGAGGCCATTTTCAATAGAAACGAGGGATTCCACGGATATCTCGGCAGCCCTTGGAACAAAAGCAGCTCATGGCTGTGTAACTGCAGTCTCAGGCAAGGCTCTGCCTTCCAGCCCGCCAGATACCCTCCAGGACGAGGCAATGACGGAAGGCAGCATGGGGGTCACCCTTGAGCCCTCCACAGAAGCCAATCTAAAAGCTGGCAACTCCTGTCCAGAGCCTGTGCCCAGCAGAAGAAGCAAGCTGAGAAAGCCCAAGCCTGTCCCCCTGAGGAAGAAAGCAATTGGAGGAGAGTTCTCAGACACCGACGCTGCTGCGGAGGGTACACCTCTCCCCAAAGCATCCTACCACTTCAGTCCTGAAGAGCTGGATGAGAACACAAGTCCTTCTTCGCTTGGAGGTGCCATGTTCCAGAAGTCTCCCCCTGACCTTAAAGAAACTCCCGGCACTCTCAGTAGTGACACAAACGACTCAGGGGTTGAGCTGGGGGAGGAGTCCAGGAGCTTACCTCTCAAGCTTGAgtttgatttcacagaagataTGGGAAACATAGAGGCCAGGAAAGCCCTTCCAAGGAAGCTTGGCAGGAAACCGGGTAGCAAACTGATTCCCAAGATGCAAAAAGATGGCATCAGTAAGTCAGCAGGTTTAGAACAGCCTACAGACCCAGTGGCACGTGACGGGCCTCTCTCCCAAACATCTTCCAAGCTAGATCCTAGTCAGTGGGAAAACGCCAGCTTCAACCCCTTTGGGAGCCACTCTATTCTGCAGAACTCCCCATCCCTTTCTTCTGAGGGTTCCTACCACTTTTACCCAGATAACTTTGACGAATCTGTGGATCCCTTTAAACCAACTACGACCTTAACAAGCAGTGACTTTTGTTCTCCCACTGGTAATCATGTTAATGAAATCTTAGAATCACCCAAGAAGGCAAAGTCGCGTTTAATAAC GACTACTGAACAAGTgaaatttctctgttttctgtt GAGTGGCTGTAAGGTGAAGAAGCATGAAACTCAGTCTCTCGCTTTGGATGCATGTTCCCAG GATGAAGGAGCAGTGATCTCCCAGATTTCAGACATTTCTAATAGGGATGGCCATGCTACCGATGAGGAGAAACTGGCATCCACGTCATGTGGTCAGAAATCAGCTGGGGCCGAGGTGAAAG GCATAGAGAAGGAGACGTGCCAGAAGATGGAAGAAGACGGGTCCACTGTGCTT GGGCTGCTGGAGTCCTCTGCAGAGAAGGCTGTTGTGTCAGTGTCCTGTGGAGGTGAGAGCCCCCTGGATGGGATCTGCCTCAGCGAATCAGACAAGACAGCCGTGCTCACCTTAATAAGAGAAGAG ATAATCACTAAAGAGATTGAAGCAAATGAATGGAAGAAGAAATATGAAGAGACCCGGCAAGAAGTTTTGGAGATGAG gaAAATTGTAGCTGAATATGAAAAGACTATTGCTCAAATGATTG AAGATGAACAAAGGACAAGTATGACCTCTCAGAAAAGCTTCCAGCAACTGACCATGGAGAAGGAACAGGCCCTGGCCGACCTTAACTCTGTGGAAAGGTCCCTTTCTGATCTCTTCAGGAGATATGAGAACCTGAAAGGTGTTCTGGAAGGGTTCAAGAAG AATGAAGAAGCCTTGAAGAAATGTGCTCAGGATTACTTAGCCAGAGTTAAACAAGAGGAGCAGCGATACCAGGCCCTGAAAATCCACGCAGAAGAAAAACTGGACAA AGCCAATGAGGAGATTGCGCAGGTTCGAACAAAGGCAAAGGCTGAGAGTGCAGCTCTCCATGCTGGACTCCGGAAAGAGCAGATGAAGGTGGAGTCCCTGGAAAGGGCCCTACAGCAGAAG AACCAAGAAATTGAAGAACTGACAAAAATCTGTGATGAGCTGATTGCAAAGCTGGGAAAGGCTGACTGA
- the TACC1 gene encoding transforming acidic coiled-coil-containing protein 1 isoform X7, whose translation MGGSHSQTPRGREPAGERHPRPTETASDSEGNFETPEAETPIQSPFKESCDPSLGLAGPGAKSQESQEADEELVAEVVEKCSSKTCSKPSENEVPQQTIDSHSVKNFKEEPEHDFSKISIVRPFSIETRDSTDISAALGTKAAHGCVTAVSGKALPSSPPDTLQDEAMTEGSMGVTLEPSTEANLKAGNSCPEPVPSRRSKLRKPKPVPLRKKAIGGEFSDTDAAAEGTPLPKASYHFSPEELDENTSPSSLGGAMFQKSPPDLKETPGTLSSDTNDSGVELGEESRSLPLKLEFDFTEDMGNIEARKALPRKLGRKPGSKLIPKMQKDGISKSAGLEQPTDPVARDGPLSQTSSKLDPSQWENASFNPFGSHSILQNSPSLSSEGSYHFYPDNFDESVDPFKPTTTLTSSDFCSPTGNHVNEILESPKKAKSRLITSGCKVKKHETQSLALDACSQDEGAVISQISDISNRDGHATDEEKLASTSCGQKSAGAEVKGEPEEDLEYFECSNVPVSTINHAFSSSEAGIEKETCQKMEEDGSTVLGLLESSAEKAVVSVSCGGESPLDGICLSESDKTAVLTLIREEIITKEIEANEWKKKYEETRQEVLEMRKIVAEYEKTIAQMIEDEQRTSMTSQKSFQQLTMEKEQALADLNSVERSLSDLFRRYENLKGVLEGFKKNEEALKKCAQDYLARVKQEEQRYQALKIHAEEKLDKANEEIAQVRTKAKAESAALHAGLRKEQMKVESLERALQQKNQEIEELTKICDELIAKLGKAD comes from the exons AATCACAAGAAGCTGATGAAGAGCTTGTAGCAGAAGTGGTTGAAAAATGTTCATCTAAGACTTGTTCTAAACCTTCAGAAAATGAAGTGCCACAGCAGACCATTGATTCTCACTCAGTCAAGAATTTCAAAGAGGAGCCTGAACATGATTTTAGCAAAATTTCCATTGTGAGGCCATTTTCAATAGAAACGAGGGATTCCACGGATATCTCGGCAGCCCTTGGAACAAAAGCAGCTCATGGCTGTGTAACTGCAGTCTCAGGCAAGGCTCTGCCTTCCAGCCCGCCAGATACCCTCCAGGACGAGGCAATGACGGAAGGCAGCATGGGGGTCACCCTTGAGCCCTCCACAGAAGCCAATCTAAAAGCTGGCAACTCCTGTCCAGAGCCTGTGCCCAGCAGAAGAAGCAAGCTGAGAAAGCCCAAGCCTGTCCCCCTGAGGAAGAAAGCAATTGGAGGAGAGTTCTCAGACACCGACGCTGCTGCGGAGGGTACACCTCTCCCCAAAGCATCCTACCACTTCAGTCCTGAAGAGCTGGATGAGAACACAAGTCCTTCTTCGCTTGGAGGTGCCATGTTCCAGAAGTCTCCCCCTGACCTTAAAGAAACTCCCGGCACTCTCAGTAGTGACACAAACGACTCAGGGGTTGAGCTGGGGGAGGAGTCCAGGAGCTTACCTCTCAAGCTTGAgtttgatttcacagaagataTGGGAAACATAGAGGCCAGGAAAGCCCTTCCAAGGAAGCTTGGCAGGAAACCGGGTAGCAAACTGATTCCCAAGATGCAAAAAGATGGCATCAGTAAGTCAGCAGGTTTAGAACAGCCTACAGACCCAGTGGCACGTGACGGGCCTCTCTCCCAAACATCTTCCAAGCTAGATCCTAGTCAGTGGGAAAACGCCAGCTTCAACCCCTTTGGGAGCCACTCTATTCTGCAGAACTCCCCATCCCTTTCTTCTGAGGGTTCCTACCACTTTTACCCAGATAACTTTGACGAATCTGTGGATCCCTTTAAACCAACTACGACCTTAACAAGCAGTGACTTTTGTTCTCCCACTGGTAATCATGTTAATGAAATCTTAGAATCACCCAAGAAGGCAAAGTCGCGTTTAATAAC GAGTGGCTGTAAGGTGAAGAAGCATGAAACTCAGTCTCTCGCTTTGGATGCATGTTCCCAG GATGAAGGAGCAGTGATCTCCCAGATTTCAGACATTTCTAATAGGGATGGCCATGCTACCGATGAGGAGAAACTGGCATCCACGTCATGTGGTCAGAAATCAGCTGGGGCCGAGGTGAAAGGTGAGCCAGAGGAAGACCTGGAGTACTTTGAATGTTCCAATGTTCCCGTGTCTACCATAAATCATGCGTTTTCATCCTCAGAAGCAG GCATAGAGAAGGAGACGTGCCAGAAGATGGAAGAAGACGGGTCCACTGTGCTT GGGCTGCTGGAGTCCTCTGCAGAGAAGGCTGTTGTGTCAGTGTCCTGTGGAGGTGAGAGCCCCCTGGATGGGATCTGCCTCAGCGAATCAGACAAGACAGCCGTGCTCACCTTAATAAGAGAAGAG ATAATCACTAAAGAGATTGAAGCAAATGAATGGAAGAAGAAATATGAAGAGACCCGGCAAGAAGTTTTGGAGATGAG gaAAATTGTAGCTGAATATGAAAAGACTATTGCTCAAATGATTG AAGATGAACAAAGGACAAGTATGACCTCTCAGAAAAGCTTCCAGCAACTGACCATGGAGAAGGAACAGGCCCTGGCCGACCTTAACTCTGTGGAAAGGTCCCTTTCTGATCTCTTCAGGAGATATGAGAACCTGAAAGGTGTTCTGGAAGGGTTCAAGAAG AATGAAGAAGCCTTGAAGAAATGTGCTCAGGATTACTTAGCCAGAGTTAAACAAGAGGAGCAGCGATACCAGGCCCTGAAAATCCACGCAGAAGAAAAACTGGACAA AGCCAATGAGGAGATTGCGCAGGTTCGAACAAAGGCAAAGGCTGAGAGTGCAGCTCTCCATGCTGGACTCCGGAAAGAGCAGATGAAGGTGGAGTCCCTGGAAAGGGCCCTACAGCAGAAG AACCAAGAAATTGAAGAACTGACAAAAATCTGTGATGAGCTGATTGCAAAGCTGGGAAAGGCTGACTGA
- the TACC1 gene encoding transforming acidic coiled-coil-containing protein 1 isoform X5 encodes MTSKINGAGEKLQGMEELSKRQDASLRNPRRALLRERSCLRSSDSEGNFETPEAETPIQSPFKESCDPSLGLAGPGAKSQESQEADEELVAEVVEKCSSKTCSKPSENEVPQQTIDSHSVKNFKEEPEHDFSKISIVRPFSIETRDSTDISAALGTKAAHGCVTAVSGKALPSSPPDTLQDEAMTEGSMGVTLEPSTEANLKAGNSCPEPVPSRRSKLRKPKPVPLRKKAIGGEFSDTDAAAEGTPLPKASYHFSPEELDENTSPSSLGGAMFQKSPPDLKETPGTLSSDTNDSGVELGEESRSLPLKLEFDFTEDMGNIEARKALPRKLGRKPGSKLIPKMQKDGISKSAGLEQPTDPVARDGPLSQTSSKLDPSQWENASFNPFGSHSILQNSPSLSSEGSYHFYPDNFDESVDPFKPTTTLTSSDFCSPTGNHVNEILESPKKAKSRLITSGCKVKKHETQSLALDACSQDEGAVISQISDISNRDGHATDEEKLASTSCGQKSAGAEVKGEPEEDLEYFECSNVPVSTINHAFSSSEAGIEKETCQKMEEDGSTVLGLLESSAEKAVVSVSCGGESPLDGICLSESDKTAVLTLIREEIITKEIEANEWKKKYEETRQEVLEMRKIVAEYEKTIAQMIEDEQRTSMTSQKSFQQLTMEKEQALADLNSVERSLSDLFRRYENLKGVLEGFKKNEEALKKCAQDYLARVKQEEQRYQALKIHAEEKLDKANEEIAQVRTKAKAESAALHAGLRKEQMKVESLERALQQKNQEIEELTKICDELIAKLGKAD; translated from the exons AATCACAAGAAGCTGATGAAGAGCTTGTAGCAGAAGTGGTTGAAAAATGTTCATCTAAGACTTGTTCTAAACCTTCAGAAAATGAAGTGCCACAGCAGACCATTGATTCTCACTCAGTCAAGAATTTCAAAGAGGAGCCTGAACATGATTTTAGCAAAATTTCCATTGTGAGGCCATTTTCAATAGAAACGAGGGATTCCACGGATATCTCGGCAGCCCTTGGAACAAAAGCAGCTCATGGCTGTGTAACTGCAGTCTCAGGCAAGGCTCTGCCTTCCAGCCCGCCAGATACCCTCCAGGACGAGGCAATGACGGAAGGCAGCATGGGGGTCACCCTTGAGCCCTCCACAGAAGCCAATCTAAAAGCTGGCAACTCCTGTCCAGAGCCTGTGCCCAGCAGAAGAAGCAAGCTGAGAAAGCCCAAGCCTGTCCCCCTGAGGAAGAAAGCAATTGGAGGAGAGTTCTCAGACACCGACGCTGCTGCGGAGGGTACACCTCTCCCCAAAGCATCCTACCACTTCAGTCCTGAAGAGCTGGATGAGAACACAAGTCCTTCTTCGCTTGGAGGTGCCATGTTCCAGAAGTCTCCCCCTGACCTTAAAGAAACTCCCGGCACTCTCAGTAGTGACACAAACGACTCAGGGGTTGAGCTGGGGGAGGAGTCCAGGAGCTTACCTCTCAAGCTTGAgtttgatttcacagaagataTGGGAAACATAGAGGCCAGGAAAGCCCTTCCAAGGAAGCTTGGCAGGAAACCGGGTAGCAAACTGATTCCCAAGATGCAAAAAGATGGCATCAGTAAGTCAGCAGGTTTAGAACAGCCTACAGACCCAGTGGCACGTGACGGGCCTCTCTCCCAAACATCTTCCAAGCTAGATCCTAGTCAGTGGGAAAACGCCAGCTTCAACCCCTTTGGGAGCCACTCTATTCTGCAGAACTCCCCATCCCTTTCTTCTGAGGGTTCCTACCACTTTTACCCAGATAACTTTGACGAATCTGTGGATCCCTTTAAACCAACTACGACCTTAACAAGCAGTGACTTTTGTTCTCCCACTGGTAATCATGTTAATGAAATCTTAGAATCACCCAAGAAGGCAAAGTCGCGTTTAATAAC GAGTGGCTGTAAGGTGAAGAAGCATGAAACTCAGTCTCTCGCTTTGGATGCATGTTCCCAG GATGAAGGAGCAGTGATCTCCCAGATTTCAGACATTTCTAATAGGGATGGCCATGCTACCGATGAGGAGAAACTGGCATCCACGTCATGTGGTCAGAAATCAGCTGGGGCCGAGGTGAAAGGTGAGCCAGAGGAAGACCTGGAGTACTTTGAATGTTCCAATGTTCCCGTGTCTACCATAAATCATGCGTTTTCATCCTCAGAAGCAG GCATAGAGAAGGAGACGTGCCAGAAGATGGAAGAAGACGGGTCCACTGTGCTT GGGCTGCTGGAGTCCTCTGCAGAGAAGGCTGTTGTGTCAGTGTCCTGTGGAGGTGAGAGCCCCCTGGATGGGATCTGCCTCAGCGAATCAGACAAGACAGCCGTGCTCACCTTAATAAGAGAAGAG ATAATCACTAAAGAGATTGAAGCAAATGAATGGAAGAAGAAATATGAAGAGACCCGGCAAGAAGTTTTGGAGATGAG gaAAATTGTAGCTGAATATGAAAAGACTATTGCTCAAATGATTG AAGATGAACAAAGGACAAGTATGACCTCTCAGAAAAGCTTCCAGCAACTGACCATGGAGAAGGAACAGGCCCTGGCCGACCTTAACTCTGTGGAAAGGTCCCTTTCTGATCTCTTCAGGAGATATGAGAACCTGAAAGGTGTTCTGGAAGGGTTCAAGAAG AATGAAGAAGCCTTGAAGAAATGTGCTCAGGATTACTTAGCCAGAGTTAAACAAGAGGAGCAGCGATACCAGGCCCTGAAAATCCACGCAGAAGAAAAACTGGACAA AGCCAATGAGGAGATTGCGCAGGTTCGAACAAAGGCAAAGGCTGAGAGTGCAGCTCTCCATGCTGGACTCCGGAAAGAGCAGATGAAGGTGGAGTCCCTGGAAAGGGCCCTACAGCAGAAG AACCAAGAAATTGAAGAACTGACAAAAATCTGTGATGAGCTGATTGCAAAGCTGGGAAAGGCTGACTGA
- the TACC1 gene encoding transforming acidic coiled-coil-containing protein 1 isoform X18: protein MTEGSMGVTLEPSTEANLKAGNSCPEPVPSRRSKLRKPKPVPLRKKAIGGEFSDTDAAAEGTPLPKASYHFSPEELDENTSPSSLGGAMFQKSPPDLKETPGTLSSDTNDSGVELGEESRSLPLKLEFDFTEDMGNIEARKALPRKLGRKPGSKLIPKMQKDGISKSAGLEQPTDPVARDGPLSQTSSKLDPSQWENASFNPFGSHSILQNSPSLSSEGSYHFYPDNFDESVDPFKPTTTLTSSDFCSPTGNHVNEILESPKKAKSRLITSGCKVKKHETQSLALDACSQDEGAVISQISDISNRDGHATDEEKLASTSCGQKSAGAEVKGIEKETCQKMEEDGSTVLGLLESSAEKAVVSVSCGGESPLDGICLSESDKTAVLTLIREEIITKEIEANEWKKKYEETRQEVLEMRKIVAEYEKTIAQMIEDEQRTSMTSQKSFQQLTMEKEQALADLNSVERSLSDLFRRYENLKGVLEGFKKNEEALKKCAQDYLARVKQEEQRYQALKIHAEEKLDKANEEIAQVRTKAKAESAALHAGLRKEQMKVESLERALQQKNQEIEELTKICDELIAKLGKAD, encoded by the exons ATGACGGAAGGCAGCATGGGGGTCACCCTTGAGCCCTCCACAGAAGCCAATCTAAAAGCTGGCAACTCCTGTCCAGAGCCTGTGCCCAGCAGAAGAAGCAAGCTGAGAAAGCCCAAGCCTGTCCCCCTGAGGAAGAAAGCAATTGGAGGAGAGTTCTCAGACACCGACGCTGCTGCGGAGGGTACACCTCTCCCCAAAGCATCCTACCACTTCAGTCCTGAAGAGCTGGATGAGAACACAAGTCCTTCTTCGCTTGGAGGTGCCATGTTCCAGAAGTCTCCCCCTGACCTTAAAGAAACTCCCGGCACTCTCAGTAGTGACACAAACGACTCAGGGGTTGAGCTGGGGGAGGAGTCCAGGAGCTTACCTCTCAAGCTTGAgtttgatttcacagaagataTGGGAAACATAGAGGCCAGGAAAGCCCTTCCAAGGAAGCTTGGCAGGAAACCGGGTAGCAAACTGATTCCCAAGATGCAAAAAGATGGCATCAGTAAGTCAGCAGGTTTAGAACAGCCTACAGACCCAGTGGCACGTGACGGGCCTCTCTCCCAAACATCTTCCAAGCTAGATCCTAGTCAGTGGGAAAACGCCAGCTTCAACCCCTTTGGGAGCCACTCTATTCTGCAGAACTCCCCATCCCTTTCTTCTGAGGGTTCCTACCACTTTTACCCAGATAACTTTGACGAATCTGTGGATCCCTTTAAACCAACTACGACCTTAACAAGCAGTGACTTTTGTTCTCCCACTGGTAATCATGTTAATGAAATCTTAGAATCACCCAAGAAGGCAAAGTCGCGTTTAATAAC GAGTGGCTGTAAGGTGAAGAAGCATGAAACTCAGTCTCTCGCTTTGGATGCATGTTCCCAG GATGAAGGAGCAGTGATCTCCCAGATTTCAGACATTTCTAATAGGGATGGCCATGCTACCGATGAGGAGAAACTGGCATCCACGTCATGTGGTCAGAAATCAGCTGGGGCCGAGGTGAAAG GCATAGAGAAGGAGACGTGCCAGAAGATGGAAGAAGACGGGTCCACTGTGCTT GGGCTGCTGGAGTCCTCTGCAGAGAAGGCTGTTGTGTCAGTGTCCTGTGGAGGTGAGAGCCCCCTGGATGGGATCTGCCTCAGCGAATCAGACAAGACAGCCGTGCTCACCTTAATAAGAGAAGAG ATAATCACTAAAGAGATTGAAGCAAATGAATGGAAGAAGAAATATGAAGAGACCCGGCAAGAAGTTTTGGAGATGAG gaAAATTGTAGCTGAATATGAAAAGACTATTGCTCAAATGATTG AAGATGAACAAAGGACAAGTATGACCTCTCAGAAAAGCTTCCAGCAACTGACCATGGAGAAGGAACAGGCCCTGGCCGACCTTAACTCTGTGGAAAGGTCCCTTTCTGATCTCTTCAGGAGATATGAGAACCTGAAAGGTGTTCTGGAAGGGTTCAAGAAG AATGAAGAAGCCTTGAAGAAATGTGCTCAGGATTACTTAGCCAGAGTTAAACAAGAGGAGCAGCGATACCAGGCCCTGAAAATCCACGCAGAAGAAAAACTGGACAA AGCCAATGAGGAGATTGCGCAGGTTCGAACAAAGGCAAAGGCTGAGAGTGCAGCTCTCCATGCTGGACTCCGGAAAGAGCAGATGAAGGTGGAGTCCCTGGAAAGGGCCCTACAGCAGAAG AACCAAGAAATTGAAGAACTGACAAAAATCTGTGATGAGCTGATTGCAAAGCTGGGAAAGGCTGACTGA